The bacterium genome contains a region encoding:
- the capA gene encoding Capsule biosynthesis protein CapA translates to MLLVRGLDSPIIAPMRPVRLPSLLCCALLSLAVTTVGDAAPGKATSGPLRLLFGGDVLLGGRMTAQLQRHGAAYPSAKVQPILAGADLIFGNLECPLTRATDVTLGKDPEKLATGLDFVFKADPQLGGAALQAAGFTVMSVANNHAMDFRAAGLLETLKTLEQRNIVAAGGGATWQAAVAPRILTIRGQRIGVLACSMINPVYSGAGETTPGIYAVGKHWNPFLQEQVETLRRKCDLLIFSVHWGVESTPLTEPYQEAVATAALAAGADLVIGHHPHVLQPFERRGEQLIAYSLGNFIFPGKSPVLPSALLEVSWDPAAHTIEPLLHPLVLRDGVPEPTADATIRRAIATLAPGLPLAPIPVQSP, encoded by the coding sequence ATGCTGCTTGTCCGGGGGCTGGACTCACCGATAATCGCGCCCATGCGACCTGTGCGGCTGCCATCGTTGCTCTGCTGCGCGCTGCTGAGCCTGGCGGTCACAACCGTTGGCGATGCCGCGCCGGGCAAGGCCACAAGCGGTCCGCTACGACTTTTGTTCGGCGGCGATGTCCTGCTCGGGGGTCGCATGACCGCACAGTTGCAGCGTCATGGTGCAGCCTACCCTTCTGCGAAAGTGCAGCCGATCCTGGCGGGGGCCGATCTGATCTTCGGCAACCTGGAGTGCCCCCTCACGCGCGCCACAGACGTCACGCTCGGCAAGGACCCCGAGAAGCTCGCCACGGGACTCGACTTTGTGTTCAAAGCCGATCCACAGCTGGGCGGAGCCGCGCTGCAGGCGGCAGGATTCACCGTGATGTCGGTCGCAAACAACCACGCGATGGACTTCAGGGCGGCCGGCCTGCTGGAGACGCTGAAAACGCTGGAGCAGCGGAACATCGTGGCAGCAGGCGGCGGTGCGACCTGGCAGGCGGCGGTCGCTCCCCGGATCCTCACGATTCGAGGTCAGCGCATCGGGGTGCTCGCCTGTTCGATGATCAATCCGGTCTACAGCGGTGCGGGAGAGACAACGCCCGGCATCTATGCGGTCGGGAAGCACTGGAATCCGTTCCTGCAGGAGCAGGTCGAGACTCTCCGCCGCAAGTGCGACCTGCTCATTTTCTCGGTCCATTGGGGGGTGGAGTCGACACCGCTGACAGAGCCCTACCAGGAGGCAGTCGCGACCGCCGCGCTGGCCGCCGGTGCAGACCTGGTGATTGGCCACCATCCCCATGTCCTCCAGCCCTTCGAGCGTCGCGGGGAGCAGCTCATCGCCTACTCGCTTGGTAATTTCATCTTTCCAGGCAAGTCCCCGGTGCTCCCCTCGGCTTTACTGGAAGTCTCCTGGGATCCGGCAGCACACACCATCGAGCCGCTGCTGCATCCACTGGTGCTGAGGGATGGCGTGCCGGAGCCGACCGCCGATGCCACGATTCGCCGGGCCATCGCGACTCTCGCGCCGGGGCTGCCGCTTGCCCCAATACCCGTACAATCCCCCTGA
- the gltX gene encoding Glutamate--tRNA ligase — MSTRVRFAPSPTGSLHIGSARTALFNFLYARATGGTFILRIEDTDEQRSTDASLITIIEGLRWLGIHWDEGPGADATAGALTSVGEYGPYYQSQRKDRHEHYAAQLVASGAAHWVDAEYVSHGSDKQEGDALAFRVPNEGETVVYDKIKGEVRFKNEDLQDFVIVKANGTALYNFAVVCDDLDMAISLVLRGDDHLSNTPKQILLYQALGMKPPAFGHIPLIHDEEGGKISKRKQYQWATHTAWYQEQGFLPEAFVNYLARLCWSDGTDNEFWTLSQLEKKFGLKGIASTPARFDFTKLKWFNGKYIRELFKEDPARYWSLLRPLFVQAGFLVESGGSAEEEARAEAIGALFYDRLEYFAQIAELAHYFYHAPATYPADEVAKAKVTEASLTLLGHLVPVLEGVTDWSHDALDATLREYTTAQGVKFGELVHPLRLALTGSTASPGIFDVLLLLGREETQRRIQALCAADVMS, encoded by the coding sequence ATGAGTACCCGCGTCCGCTTCGCCCCCTCCCCGACCGGTTCCCTGCACATCGGGTCGGCCCGTACCGCCCTCTTCAACTTTCTCTACGCCCGTGCAACTGGCGGGACCTTCATCCTCCGGATCGAGGACACCGATGAGCAGCGGAGCACCGACGCGTCGCTGATCACCATCATCGAAGGCCTCCGCTGGCTTGGCATCCATTGGGATGAGGGACCAGGGGCTGATGCCACTGCCGGCGCGCTGACCTCCGTGGGGGAGTACGGCCCTTACTACCAGTCGCAGCGCAAGGATCGTCATGAGCACTACGCCGCGCAACTGGTGGCCTCAGGTGCGGCGCACTGGGTCGATGCGGAGTATGTCTCGCATGGCAGTGACAAGCAGGAGGGGGATGCCCTCGCCTTCCGGGTGCCAAACGAAGGCGAGACGGTGGTCTACGACAAGATCAAGGGAGAGGTCCGGTTTAAGAATGAGGACCTCCAGGACTTTGTGATCGTGAAGGCCAACGGCACCGCGCTCTACAACTTCGCGGTCGTGTGCGACGACCTCGATATGGCGATTTCACTGGTCCTGCGCGGGGATGATCACCTCTCGAACACACCAAAGCAGATTCTGCTCTATCAGGCGCTGGGCATGAAGCCGCCTGCTTTTGGTCACATCCCGCTCATCCACGACGAAGAGGGGGGAAAGATTTCCAAGCGGAAGCAGTACCAGTGGGCGACACACACCGCGTGGTACCAGGAGCAGGGGTTCCTGCCCGAGGCATTCGTCAATTACCTCGCCCGCCTCTGCTGGTCCGATGGCACGGATAACGAGTTCTGGACCCTGTCGCAGCTGGAGAAAAAGTTCGGCCTCAAGGGGATCGCGTCCACCCCGGCGCGTTTCGACTTCACCAAGCTGAAGTGGTTCAACGGCAAGTACATCCGGGAGCTTTTCAAAGAGGACCCCGCACGGTACTGGTCTCTGCTGCGTCCTCTTTTCGTGCAGGCCGGGTTCCTGGTGGAGTCCGGGGGATCAGCTGAGGAGGAGGCGCGGGCGGAGGCGATCGGTGCACTCTTCTACGATCGCCTGGAGTACTTCGCACAGATCGCGGAACTGGCGCATTACTTCTATCATGCTCCAGCGACGTACCCCGCTGACGAGGTCGCTAAGGCGAAAGTGACCGAGGCTTCACTGACGCTGCTCGGCCATCTGGTGCCTGTGCTGGAGGGAGTCACCGACTGGAGTCACGACGCCCTGGATGCCACGCTGCGGGAGTACACCACCGCACAGGGGGTGAAGTTTGGCGAACTGGTGCATCCCCTGCGACTGGCGCTGACTGGCAGCACCGCGAGTCCGGGGATTTTCGATGTCCTGCTGCTCCTCGGACGCGAAGAAACTCAGCGCCGGATCCAGGCGCTCTGTGCCGCTGATGTGATGAGCTGA
- the dnaJ_3 gene encoding Chaperone protein DnaJ translates to MPATSYYELLEVPQDADSAVIRRAFMKLAQQWHPDKAPEGERETYENRFRRFSEAYEVLSDPVQRERYDRERIYRQRRPVTVEEPVWWSGATSATGVDEPWQRVRWEADPRETPFTPPFEAPFGARAVRQVHPLLGFSVVALLMALFTIAITIALTISGLGRLARGFRHARGR, encoded by the coding sequence ATGCCCGCAACGAGCTACTACGAATTGCTGGAGGTCCCACAGGATGCCGACTCGGCAGTCATCCGCCGTGCCTTCATGAAGCTCGCACAGCAGTGGCATCCCGACAAAGCACCCGAAGGCGAACGGGAAACCTATGAGAATCGGTTTCGCCGCTTTAGCGAGGCGTATGAGGTGCTGTCTGACCCGGTACAGCGGGAGCGTTACGACCGGGAGCGGATCTACCGCCAGCGTCGACCGGTCACAGTTGAGGAGCCGGTTTGGTGGTCCGGGGCGACATCCGCTACCGGTGTCGACGAGCCCTGGCAACGGGTTCGTTGGGAAGCTGACCCCCGGGAGACACCCTTCACCCCGCCGTTTGAAGCACCCTTCGGTGCCCGGGCGGTGCGGCAGGTGCATCCGTTGCTGGGCTTCAGTGTCGTGGCCCTCCTCATGGCGCTCTTCACGATTGCGATCACCATCGCGCTGACCATCAGTGGATTGGGACGGCTTGCACGCGGCTTTCGTCACGCCCGGGGGCGGTGA
- the apbC gene encoding Iron-sulfur cluster carrier protein yields MADVTEQQVLDALQVVKDPDLHRSIVDLGFVQHLRVCDGIVAFTIVLTTPACPVKDQLKDEAIAAVKTLPGVSQVNVEMDASVRSFQSKDMGARLPGVRNILLVSSAKGGVGKSTVAANIAVALAKTGASVGLLDADIYGPSVPILFGLEGPPEVVDNKIQPFEKYGVKLMSIGFLITEEQAVIWRGPMVMRALTQFFDDVEWGALDYLVLDLPPGTGDAQLTIAQSLDVAGALIVTTPQDVAFADVRRGIQMFRQTSINILGIIENMAFFVCPCCGEATEIFQPGRRRQAREDVEVPFLARLPIDPAIADATDNGMPIVVAQPENPQAQIFQQLAGEVVRELAKVHYREELATA; encoded by the coding sequence ATGGCAGATGTAACGGAACAACAGGTCCTTGATGCGCTCCAGGTCGTCAAAGACCCGGACCTGCACCGCTCCATTGTCGATCTCGGCTTCGTCCAGCACCTGCGAGTCTGCGACGGGATCGTCGCATTCACCATCGTACTGACCACCCCCGCCTGTCCGGTGAAGGATCAGCTCAAAGACGAAGCCATCGCGGCGGTCAAAACGCTTCCCGGCGTCTCCCAGGTGAATGTGGAGATGGACGCCAGTGTCCGCTCGTTCCAGTCGAAGGATATGGGCGCCCGTTTGCCGGGTGTCCGGAACATCCTCCTGGTCTCTTCGGCCAAAGGAGGGGTCGGCAAGAGCACGGTCGCGGCGAACATTGCCGTGGCGTTGGCCAAAACCGGCGCGAGTGTTGGACTCCTGGATGCAGACATCTATGGTCCGAGTGTCCCGATCCTCTTTGGACTGGAAGGACCGCCGGAGGTCGTGGACAACAAGATCCAGCCGTTCGAGAAGTACGGTGTCAAACTCATGTCGATCGGCTTCCTGATCACCGAGGAGCAGGCGGTCATCTGGCGCGGTCCCATGGTGATGCGGGCGCTCACGCAGTTCTTTGATGACGTGGAGTGGGGCGCGCTGGACTACCTGGTTCTCGACCTCCCCCCCGGCACGGGGGATGCCCAGCTCACCATCGCCCAGTCGCTGGATGTCGCCGGGGCGCTCATCGTGACGACCCCGCAGGATGTCGCGTTTGCCGATGTCCGCCGGGGGATCCAGATGTTCCGCCAGACCAGCATCAACATCCTCGGCATCATCGAGAACATGGCGTTCTTCGTCTGTCCCTGCTGTGGGGAGGCGACGGAGATTTTCCAGCCGGGGCGACGCCGCCAGGCCCGGGAGGATGTGGAAGTCCCCTTCCTTGCCCGATTGCCCATCGATCCGGCCATCGCCGATGCCACCGACAACGGGATGCCCATCGTGGTCGCCCAACCGGAAAATCCGCAGGCGCAGATTTTCCAGCAACTGGCGGGCGAGGTGGTCCGGGAGTTGGCCAAGGTGCACTACCGGGAAGAGCTGGCGACCGCCTGA